Part of the Terriglobales bacterium genome is shown below.
CCCGAGTTCATGGCCTCCATCTCGCCCATCCACTACGTGGACAAGATCCGGGCGCCGCTCTTCGTGATCGCGGGCGCCAACGATCCCCGCGTGCCCAAGGAAGAGGCCGACCAGATGGTGGCCAAGGTGAAGGAGCGGGGCGTGCCGGTGGAGTACATCGCCTTTCCCGACGAGGGCCACGGCATGGCCAAGCGCAGCAACCGAATCCGGGGCTACAGCGCGATCGCCGAGTTTCTGGACAAGTATGTGAAGAACGCGAAGTGAGGGGAGCCAAGTGTTCGGCAGAATCCTTCTGGGCGTCTGGGTTGTGTAAGGGACGGCTGAATTCGACAACCCCGATCTAGTGCGGCTTCTTCTTCTGTTGCTGCTGTTGTTGCTGCTGCCCCCCGCCCAGCAGGCCGCCCAGGATCCCGCCTACGCCCTGCGCGGGCGCGCCCATGGTGTTGGTCAGTTGTCCGGCCACGTCCGGCACGAAGATCGGCGAGGACGTGGTCCCCTGGATGAGGAAGGGAATGGTGCCCTGCTGCTGTCCCATGCTGAGGATCTGGCCCATGCCGCCGACCAGCCCGCCACCGTTGGCCAGCTTGGCCAGCATGCGGAAGTTGAGGGCGTTGTTGGCGCCGATGGTGCCCGCGCCCGTCACCGTGCCCAGGTCCTGGATCACGATGTTCAGGTTGTCGGCGCGCACTCCCTCGGAGGCGACCCGCAGGTTGGAACTCATGGACTGGATGACGGTGTCGGAGCCAGTCTTCAGGCCGGTGAGGGCGGCGATGGCCGACATCTTGGAGCCCAGGTTGAAGCCCGCCAGGCGGGTGTTGCTCACGCTCACCGGCCCCGAAGTCACCAGGCGGTCGAGCGGCCCTTGTAGGGCGAGATTGGCGCTGGCGGTGCCGCCTTCCAGCCGCGAGCCCGAGGGCAGGATCACGCCAAAGGCAGGCAGCACGCCCTCCACGTCGCCGACCGGCAGGCTGTCGCCGCGCAGCTTCATGTTGAGCACGGTGGAGTCGCCGCGGGTGCTGTAGCTGCCGGAAAGCTTCGCGGTGCTGGAGCCGGTGTGCAGGTCGCCGCGCGTCAACTCGCCGGACTGGCGCGGGAAGCTGTAGTCGGTGGCGTAGTCCAGCTTGACGGGCTGGCGGGCGGGCTGGCCGCTCTTCACCACCTTGAGCTTGTCCACGCTGGCCGTGCCTTCCGCGTGCAGCGTCCTGC
Proteins encoded:
- a CDS encoding prolyl oligopeptidase family serine peptidase is translated as PEFMASISPIHYVDKIRAPLFVIAGANDPRVPKEEADQMVAKVKERGVPVEYIAFPDEGHGMAKRSNRIRGYSAIAEFLDKYVKNAK
- a CDS encoding AsmA family protein: MKKKTWILVAAVAAGIVLVLLALPLLVNVDAYRPIIQSQLSSSLGREVSIGHLSLSLLAGGISARDITIADDPAFSNTPFLHAQSLDVGVDLLPMIFSRSLKVHSLTLEQPEVTLLHSAAGRWNFSSLGQPGRPGKKGQPPSEASSSSNFSVGKLRVVDGKITVGESGRSARRTYEKVNLEAENISFDSVIPFTLEAVTPGGGKLSLGGKAGPIDRQDTAATPLDATLKVEHMDLGATGFLDPSSGLGGSLDHTGTIKSDGRTLHAEGTASVDKLKVVKSGQPARQPVKLDYATDYSFPRQSGELTRGDLHTGSSTAKLSGSYSTRGDSTVLNMKLRGDSLPVGDVEGVLPAFGVILPSGSRLEGGTASANLALQGPLDRLVTSGPVSVSNTRLAGFNLGSKMSAIAALTGLKTGSDTVIQSMSSNLRVASEGVRADNLNIVIQDLGTVTGAGTIGANNALNFRMLAKLANGGGLVGGMGQILSMGQQQGTIPFLIQGTTSSPIFVPDVAGQLTNTMGAPAQGVGGILGGLLGGGQQQQQQQQKKKPH